Proteins encoded in a region of the Panthera uncia isolate 11264 chromosome B2 unlocalized genomic scaffold, Puncia_PCG_1.0 HiC_scaffold_24, whole genome shotgun sequence genome:
- the NDUFAF4 gene encoding NADH dehydrogenase [ubiquinone] 1 alpha subcomplex assembly factor 4, with protein sequence MGAAVSRAIRNFNLENRAEREISKMKPSPAPRHPSTKSLLREQMSHHPEIKGEVARKDDKLLSFLRDVYVDSKDPVSSVQVTDAGKRQEPKEFRLVKGQDFNMMSIKNIPKGKISIVEALTLLNNHKLYPETWTAEKIAEEYCLEQKDVKSLLKYFVTFEVKIIPPEDKKAIPPK encoded by the exons ATGGGGGCTGCTGTGTCTCGCGCAATCAGGAATTTCAACCTAGAGAACCGGGCGGAACGGGAAATCAGCAAAATGAAGCCCTCTCCcgctcccaggcacccctccactaaGAGCCTGCTGCGAGAGCAGATGAGCC ACCATCCAGAAATTAAGGGAGAAGTTGCTAGAAAAGATGACAAACTGCTGTCCTTCCTAAGAGATGTGTATGTTGATTCCAAAGATCCTGTGTCTTCTGTGCAG GTAACAGATGCTGGAAAACGTCAAGAGCCAAAGGAGTTCAGATTGGTAAAAGGCCAAGACTTTAACATGATGAGTATTAAGAACATTCCCAAAGGCAAAATTTCCATTGTAGAGGCATTGACACTTCTCAATAATCACAAACTTTATCCAGAAACGTGGACTGCTGAGAAAATAGCAGAAGAATACTGTCTAGAACAGAAAGATGTAAAATCccttctcaaatattttgttacttttgaaGTCAAAATCATCCCTCCTGAAGACAAGAAAGCAATAccaccaaaatga